The DNA window CCCTTATTTGTGCACAGGTTTGTTCACAAGTCATTATCGGCTGCTGGACTTTTCCCGCAGTTTGCACAGTTTGTTCAGAGGCTTTTCACCCGCTTATACCCAGCCTTATCCACAATTAAAAGTTATCCTGCGTTACTCACATGATTTCCCACAGGCTTATCCACAATATGGCCGATATCACGACGGAGTGCGGCTTTGCGGATCGTCGGTGCTCACCGGGTCGAAGTTGTTCATCAGATTTCCCCTGCTTATACCTGGCTTCTTCAGGGCTTATCAGCAGGCTTCTCCACATCTTTATCCACAAATAAAAAAGCCGGGATAGTTATCCCGGCTTGTTCTGGTGGATGTCCACACGTTTATCCACAACACCTCATTTTGGCTTTTTGACCGGGCGGCTCCAGTTGTCGATCGTGACCTGGCGCGGACGGGAAATCGTCAGCTTGCCGGCGGGCGCATCCTTGCTCAGGGTGGTGCCTGCGCCCAGGGTTGCGCCCTTGCCGACCGTGACCGGGGCGATCAGCTGGCTGTCGCTGCCGATGAAGGCGTCGTCTTCGATGACGGTGCGCGATTTGTTCACGCCGTCATAGTTACAGGTAATCGTACCGGCGCCGATGTTGACGCGCGAGCCGATGGTGGCGTCGCCGATGTAGGCCAAGTGGTTGGCCTTGCTGTGGGCGGCGACCTGGCCGTTCTTGATTTCGACGAAGTTGCCGACGTGGACGTCCTCGGCCAGCACCGTGCCCGGACGCAAACGCGCATATGGGCCGATGATCGAGACTTCGCCCACCACCGCCTCTTCGATATGGCAGAAGGGCTTGATCTGGGCGCCGGCCAGGATGCGGGCGTTGACGATGACGTTGTGGGCGGCGACGCGCACGCCGTCGCCCAGTTCGACCTTGCCTTCGAATACGCAGCCGACGTCGATGGTGACGTCGCGGCCGCAGATCAGCTCACCGCGCACATCGATGCGCGCCGGGTCCATCAAGGTCACGCCCTGTTCCAGCAGCTTGACGGCGATGTTGCGCTGGTGGATGCGCTCGAGCTCGGCCAGCTGCACTTTGCTGTTGACGCCGGCCACTTCCCATTGCGCCGACGGTTGCGCCGAGACCACCCGCACGCCGTCCGCCACGGCTTGCGCGACAATGTCGGTCAGGTAGTACTCGCCCTGGGCGTTGTTGTTCTTGAGCGCGCCCAGCCAGCGTTTCAGGTGCGCGGTCGGCGCGACCATGATGCCGCTGTTGATTTCCTTGATGGCGCGCTCGAACTCGGTGGCATCCTTCTGCTCGACGATGCGGACGATTTCGCCATTCTCACGGACGATGCGGCCCAGGCCGAATGGGTCGTCCTGCTCGACCGTCAGGATGCCCAGCTTGTCGTTGCCGGCCACGTCCACCAGCGCCTGCAGCGAGGCGGACGTGGTCAGCGGCACGTCGCCGTACAGGATCAAGGTCGGCACGCTGTCGTCCAGCTCCGGCAGCGCCTGCATGACGGCGTGGCCGGTGCCCAGCTGCGGCTCCTGCAGCGCGGTGGCGACCTTTTCCGGCTGCTTGGCCAGCAGTTCCTGCACGGCAGCGCCCCCATGTCCGTAAATAACGCATAATCGGCTTGCAGACAGGCTGCGCGCGGTATCGAGCACATGCGAGAGCAATGGCTTGCCGGCCAGTGGATGCAAAACCTTAGGCAGCGCGGATTGCATGCGTTTGCCCATACCTGCGGCGAGAATAACGACGTTCATAAGAAGCCAGATAGAGTGAGTGAGTAAATGCAAAAGTCTAACATGTCCCAAAACGGCAGCCGAACGATAAGCCGCCTTTTCCTGATTGCGCTCATGACCGTGCTGGCCGCGTGTAGTTCGCTGCGCCTGGCCTATAACAATGGCGACACCTTGCTGTACTGGTGGCTGGACGGCTACGTCGATCTGACCTCCGATCAAAAAGGCGTGGTGCAGAAGGAGATCGACAAGCTTTTCAGCTGGCACCGCAAGACCCAGTTGAACGACTACGTGCAGATCCTGCAAACGGGACAGAAGCAATTGGCCGGCAACCTGACCGCAGCCGACCTGCAAGCCGACTACGACGATATCAAAAACCGCACGCAGAAGCTGCTGCTGAAGGCGGCGCCGGAGCTGGCCGGCCTGGCCACTTCGCTGGAGCCGGACCAGATCGAGAACCTGGAGAAGAAGTTCGCCTCCAACCTCGACGACTTCCGCAAGAAGAACATGAAGGGCAGCAAGGAAGACCAGCAAAAATTCCGCTACAAAAAATCGATGGAGCAGTTCGAGCTGTGGTTCGGCAAGTTCTCGAAGACGCAGGAAGAAGAGATCCGCAAGGCTTCCGATGCCCGGCCGCTGGACAACGAAATCTGGCTCAACGAGCGCAAGCGCCGTCAAAACGCGATCCTGACCCT is part of the Oxalobacteraceae bacterium OTU3CAMAD1 genome and encodes:
- the glmU gene encoding bifunctional UDP-N-acetylglucosamine diphosphorylase/glucosamine-1-phosphate N-acetyltransferase GlmU; amino-acid sequence: MNVVILAAGMGKRMQSALPKVLHPLAGKPLLSHVLDTARSLSASRLCVIYGHGGAAVQELLAKQPEKVATALQEPQLGTGHAVMQALPELDDSVPTLILYGDVPLTTSASLQALVDVAGNDKLGILTVEQDDPFGLGRIVRENGEIVRIVEQKDATEFERAIKEINSGIMVAPTAHLKRWLGALKNNNAQGEYYLTDIVAQAVADGVRVVSAQPSAQWEVAGVNSKVQLAELERIHQRNIAVKLLEQGVTLMDPARIDVRGELICGRDVTIDVGCVFEGKVELGDGVRVAAHNVIVNARILAGAQIKPFCHIEEAVVGEVSIIGPYARLRPGTVLAEDVHVGNFVEIKNGQVAAHSKANHLAYIGDATIGSRVNIGAGTITCNYDGVNKSRTVIEDDAFIGSDSQLIAPVTVGKGATLGAGTTLSKDAPAGKLTISRPRQVTIDNWSRPVKKPK
- a CDS encoding DUF6279 family lipoprotein; this translates as MTVLAACSSLRLAYNNGDTLLYWWLDGYVDLTSDQKGVVQKEIDKLFSWHRKTQLNDYVQILQTGQKQLAGNLTAADLQADYDDIKNRTQKLLLKAAPELAGLATSLEPDQIENLEKKFASNLDDFRKKNMKGSKEDQQKFRYKKSMEQFELWFGKFSKTQEEEIRKASDARPLDNEIWLNERKRRQNAILTLVRKVQQEKLSKEATIPLINTLIKDSFNRLDNSEHKQFFEASEQGSLQLILTVVKIATPEQKAHAQKRMQGWIDDFRSLAAEAR